A window from Malania oleifera isolate guangnan ecotype guangnan chromosome 7, ASM2987363v1, whole genome shotgun sequence encodes these proteins:
- the LOC131159805 gene encoding stress response protein nst1-like isoform X2 has translation MCILCVIQKWSRRVATMLPWLVIPLIGLWALSQLLPPAFRFEITSPRLACVFVLLVTLFWYEILMPQLSAWRVRRNARLRERERLEAIEFDKLRKTATRRCRNCLTPYRDQNPGGGRFMCSYCGHISKRPVLDLPVPPGMRITNAGIIKDLVGKGGKIPGGKMWSDNGWICGQDWLENGNWVGGSFVGKSSSWRKNAGGFFVGNNQCLAEKSYSGVVFSACKLLTSFFLSIRWLWRKIFRVSTSRDDASSDAERRGMLAKRPENGVNFHESRGEKARRKAEEKRQARIEKELLEEEERKQREEVARLVEERRRLRDAKLEAEKDRSKGSAHAKEKDNRKEAEKKRQERKKEKDKGSSKSNSDAEELEKKACKESEKKREFERKSEIDRQENQRIGTENVKGHGTETGHGSKSITTNSYNRGNAGTRYLDRMRGTFLSPSKAFSGGSFFGKGASTAATVLKESKANGFIDHVQASANRRDLCPPDRVAGKLNMNGDDKNIPRPVLSEPQPITAPRKSWQQLFRSSAVAPSSNVNVISRPNVKFQAEVQSPQLGGQPSLTQSYDNPINFGLPSPFTLPTFPSGSSSSTAGFPSAADSIFPRVGEAPCNFLPEDPDIFEDPCYDPDPVSLLGPVSESLDNFQLDLGAGFVRDIGFERPHALKNIAASSEANRPSPIESPISRLRASDERQAHSNRFQNTPKSQHVHPFSMDDSCNGNDKGTWQMWNTSPLGQDGLGLVSGTASWLLSPPPESNRSNKEDIVHSQSHKTMASLFAKEDQVLPGSHSPQNIFLSNGQNNGMFSPVTGSSDHDPWLQNTFFQPLSGGENPFSLNPQEETAQNEVVYGSPSGSVASHPFDLSPGNCWSKKEWAVQGSGEGAVGNSSVTRPHIGGLYSTPDVQSLWSYD, from the exons ATGTGTATATTGTGCGTGATTCAGAAGTGGTCTCGTCGGGTTGCTACCATGCTTCCATGGTTAGTGATTCCACTCATAGGGCTGTGGGCTTTGTCTCAGCTGTTGCCACCGGCTTTCAGGTTCGAGATTACATCGCCCAGGCTGGCTTGTGTCTTTGTGCTCTTGGTGACCCTTTTCTGGTATGAGATTTTGATGCCCCAGCTGTCAGCTTGGCGGGTGCGTAGAAATGCACGGCTTAGGGAGAGGGAGAGGCTTGAGGCTATTGAATTTGATAAACTTCGGAAGACAGCCACGCGCCGCTGCCGCAACTGTTTGACTCCTTACAGGGATCAAAACCCAGGTGGAGGTCGGTTTATGTGTTCATATTGTGGGCATATTTCAAAGAGGCCAGTTTTGGACTTGCCTGTTCCGCCAGGAATGCGAATTACTAATGCTGGGATTATCAAGGATTTGGTGGGCAAGGGTGGTAAAATACCAGGTGGGAAGATGTGGTCTGATAATGGTTGGATATGTGGGCAAGATTGGCTGGAGAATGGGAATTGGGTTGGTGGCTCTTTTGTGGGTAAATCTTCTTCCTGGCGGAAGAATGCAGGTGGATTTTTTGTTGGCAATAACCAGTGTTTGGCTGAGAAATCCTATTCAGGTGTTGTTTTTTCTGCCTGCAAGCTGTTAACTTCATTTTTCTTGAGCATCAGGTGGCTTTGGAGAAAGATATTTAGAGTTAGCACATCTAGGGATGATGCTTCATCTGATGCTGAACGCAGGGGGATGTTAGCTAAGAGACCTGAGAATGGTGTAAATTTTCACGAGAGTAGAGGGGAGAAGGCTCGCCGAAAAGCTGAGGAGAAGAGACAGGCTAGGATAGAGAAGGAGCTTTTGGAGGAGGAAGAGAGAAAACAGAGGGAGGAGGTTGCAAGGTTGGTGGAAGAACGCCGGAGACTCAGAGATGCAAAGTTGGAGGCTGAAAAAGATCGTAGTAAAGGATCTGCTCATGCCAAGGAGAAAGATAATAGGAAGGAAGCAGAGAAGAAGCGCCaggaaagaaagaaggaaaaggacAAGGGGTCTAGTAAGAGCAACTCTGATGCAGAAGAACTTGAAAAAAAAGCATGTAAGGAAAGTGAGAAGAAACGCGAGTttgaaagaaagagtgagattgATCGACAAGAAAATCAGAGAATTGGGACAGAAAATGTCAAGGGCCATGGCACCGAAACGGGGCATGGGTCAAAGAGTATCACTACAAACAGTTATAACAGGGGAAATGCTGGAACTAGGTATCTAGATCGTATGAGGGGTACTTTTTTATCTCCTTCTAAAGCATTTAGTGGAGGGAGTTTCTTTGGAAAGGGTGCTAGTACTGCTGCTACTGTTTTGAAAGAAAGCAAGGCTAATGGTTTTATAGATCATGTCCAAGCTTCTGCCAATAGGAGAGATTTGTGTCCACCCGACCGTGTAGCTGGGAAATTAAATATGAATGGAGATGATAAAAATATCCCTCGTCCT GTGCTGTCAGAACCACAGCCAATAACGGCACCTAGAAAGTCATGGCAGCAATTATTTCGGTCATCAGCTGTTGCCCCATCCTCTAACGTGAATGTCATAAGCAGACCAAATGTTAAGTTCCAAGCAGAAGTTCAAAGCCCACAGTTAGGGGGCCAACCATCATTAACACAATCATATGATAATCCTATCAATTTTGGGTTGCCGTCACCATTTACTCTTCCAACCTTTCCAAGTGGGTCATCTAGTAGTACTGCAGGGTTTCCTTCTGCAGCTGACTCCATCTTTCCTCGTGTTGGAGAAGCACCTTGCAATTTTTTACCAGAAGACCCAGACATTTTTGAAGACCCATGTTATGATCCAGATCCTGTGTCATTGCTTGGGCCTGTTTCAGAGTCACTAGATAATTTTCAGTTGGACTTGGGAGCTGGTTTTGTAAGAGACATTGGATTTGAAAGGCCTCATGCTCTAAAGAATATAGCTGCTTCTTCTGAAGCGAACAGGCCTTCGCCAATTGAGTCGCCAATATCACGATTGCGAGCTTCTGATGAAAGGCAAGCTCATTCTAATCGGTTCCAAAATACCCCAAAGTCCCAGCATGTGCACCCTTTCTCTATGGATGATTCATGCAATGGAAATGACAAGGGAACGTGGCAGATGTGGAATACCTCTCCTCTTGGTCAGGATGGTCTTGGTTTGGTTAGTGGAACAGCCAGCTGGCTTTTATCCCCTCCCCCAGAATCGAACAGATCAAACAAGGAAGATATTGTGCATTCTCAATCTCATAAAACCATGGCATCACTGTTTGCAAAGGAGGACCAAGTCCTTCCTGGCTCACATTCTCCTCAGAATATTTTTCTTAGCAATGGCCAAAACAATGGGATGTTTAGTCCTGTTACTGGTTCAAGTGATCATGATCCATGGTTGCAGAATACTTTCTTTCAGCCTCTGTCAGGTGGTGAAAACCCTTTCTCTCTCAATCCTCAGGAGGAAACTGCTCAGAATGAAGTGGTTTATGGGAGTCCGAGTGGATCAGTGGCAAGCCATCCTTTTGACCTTTCTCCAGGCAATTGTTGGTCCAA
- the LOC131159805 gene encoding stress response protein nst1-like isoform X1, whose protein sequence is MCILCVIQKWSRRVATMLPWLVIPLIGLWALSQLLPPAFRFEITSPRLACVFVLLVTLFWYEILMPQLSAWRVRRNARLRERERLEAIEFDKLRKTATRRCRNCLTPYRDQNPGGGRFMCSYCGHISKRPVLDLPVPPGMRITNAGIIKDLVGKGGKIPGGKMWSDNGWICGQDWLENGNWVGGSFVGKSSSWRKNAGGFFVGNNQCLAEKSYSGVVFSACKLLTSFFLSIRWLWRKIFRVSTSRDDASSDAERRGMLAKRPENGVNFHESRGEKARRKAEEKRQARIEKELLEEEERKQREEVARLVEERRRLRDAKLEAEKDRSKGSAHAKEKDNRKEAEKKRQERKKEKDKGSSKSNSDAEELEKKACKESEKKREFERKSEIDRQENQRIGTENVKGHGTETGHGSKSITTNSYNRGNAGTRYLDRMRGTFLSPSKAFSGGSFFGKGASTAATVLKESKANGFIDHVQASANRRDLCPPDRVAGKLNMNGDDKNIPRPVLSEPQPITAPRKSWQQLFRSSAVAPSSNVNVISRPNVKFQAEVQSPQLGGQPSLTQSYDNPINFGLPSPFTLPTFPSGSSSSTAGFPSAADSIFPRVGEAPCNFLPEDPDIFEDPCYDPDPVSLLGPVSESLDNFQLDLGAGFVRDIGFERPHALKNIAASSEANRPSPIESPISRLRASDERQAHSNRFQNTPKSQHVHPFSMDDSCNGNDKGTWQMWNTSPLGQDGLGLVSGTASWLLSPPPESNRSNKEDIVHSQSHKTMASLFAKEDQVLPGSHSPQNIFLSNGQNNGMFSPVTGSSDHDPWLQNTFFQPLSGGENPFSLNPQEETAQNEVVYGSPSGSVASHPFDLSPGNCWSNRKEWAVQGSGEGAVGNSSVTRPHIGGLYSTPDVQSLWSYD, encoded by the exons ATGTGTATATTGTGCGTGATTCAGAAGTGGTCTCGTCGGGTTGCTACCATGCTTCCATGGTTAGTGATTCCACTCATAGGGCTGTGGGCTTTGTCTCAGCTGTTGCCACCGGCTTTCAGGTTCGAGATTACATCGCCCAGGCTGGCTTGTGTCTTTGTGCTCTTGGTGACCCTTTTCTGGTATGAGATTTTGATGCCCCAGCTGTCAGCTTGGCGGGTGCGTAGAAATGCACGGCTTAGGGAGAGGGAGAGGCTTGAGGCTATTGAATTTGATAAACTTCGGAAGACAGCCACGCGCCGCTGCCGCAACTGTTTGACTCCTTACAGGGATCAAAACCCAGGTGGAGGTCGGTTTATGTGTTCATATTGTGGGCATATTTCAAAGAGGCCAGTTTTGGACTTGCCTGTTCCGCCAGGAATGCGAATTACTAATGCTGGGATTATCAAGGATTTGGTGGGCAAGGGTGGTAAAATACCAGGTGGGAAGATGTGGTCTGATAATGGTTGGATATGTGGGCAAGATTGGCTGGAGAATGGGAATTGGGTTGGTGGCTCTTTTGTGGGTAAATCTTCTTCCTGGCGGAAGAATGCAGGTGGATTTTTTGTTGGCAATAACCAGTGTTTGGCTGAGAAATCCTATTCAGGTGTTGTTTTTTCTGCCTGCAAGCTGTTAACTTCATTTTTCTTGAGCATCAGGTGGCTTTGGAGAAAGATATTTAGAGTTAGCACATCTAGGGATGATGCTTCATCTGATGCTGAACGCAGGGGGATGTTAGCTAAGAGACCTGAGAATGGTGTAAATTTTCACGAGAGTAGAGGGGAGAAGGCTCGCCGAAAAGCTGAGGAGAAGAGACAGGCTAGGATAGAGAAGGAGCTTTTGGAGGAGGAAGAGAGAAAACAGAGGGAGGAGGTTGCAAGGTTGGTGGAAGAACGCCGGAGACTCAGAGATGCAAAGTTGGAGGCTGAAAAAGATCGTAGTAAAGGATCTGCTCATGCCAAGGAGAAAGATAATAGGAAGGAAGCAGAGAAGAAGCGCCaggaaagaaagaaggaaaaggacAAGGGGTCTAGTAAGAGCAACTCTGATGCAGAAGAACTTGAAAAAAAAGCATGTAAGGAAAGTGAGAAGAAACGCGAGTttgaaagaaagagtgagattgATCGACAAGAAAATCAGAGAATTGGGACAGAAAATGTCAAGGGCCATGGCACCGAAACGGGGCATGGGTCAAAGAGTATCACTACAAACAGTTATAACAGGGGAAATGCTGGAACTAGGTATCTAGATCGTATGAGGGGTACTTTTTTATCTCCTTCTAAAGCATTTAGTGGAGGGAGTTTCTTTGGAAAGGGTGCTAGTACTGCTGCTACTGTTTTGAAAGAAAGCAAGGCTAATGGTTTTATAGATCATGTCCAAGCTTCTGCCAATAGGAGAGATTTGTGTCCACCCGACCGTGTAGCTGGGAAATTAAATATGAATGGAGATGATAAAAATATCCCTCGTCCT GTGCTGTCAGAACCACAGCCAATAACGGCACCTAGAAAGTCATGGCAGCAATTATTTCGGTCATCAGCTGTTGCCCCATCCTCTAACGTGAATGTCATAAGCAGACCAAATGTTAAGTTCCAAGCAGAAGTTCAAAGCCCACAGTTAGGGGGCCAACCATCATTAACACAATCATATGATAATCCTATCAATTTTGGGTTGCCGTCACCATTTACTCTTCCAACCTTTCCAAGTGGGTCATCTAGTAGTACTGCAGGGTTTCCTTCTGCAGCTGACTCCATCTTTCCTCGTGTTGGAGAAGCACCTTGCAATTTTTTACCAGAAGACCCAGACATTTTTGAAGACCCATGTTATGATCCAGATCCTGTGTCATTGCTTGGGCCTGTTTCAGAGTCACTAGATAATTTTCAGTTGGACTTGGGAGCTGGTTTTGTAAGAGACATTGGATTTGAAAGGCCTCATGCTCTAAAGAATATAGCTGCTTCTTCTGAAGCGAACAGGCCTTCGCCAATTGAGTCGCCAATATCACGATTGCGAGCTTCTGATGAAAGGCAAGCTCATTCTAATCGGTTCCAAAATACCCCAAAGTCCCAGCATGTGCACCCTTTCTCTATGGATGATTCATGCAATGGAAATGACAAGGGAACGTGGCAGATGTGGAATACCTCTCCTCTTGGTCAGGATGGTCTTGGTTTGGTTAGTGGAACAGCCAGCTGGCTTTTATCCCCTCCCCCAGAATCGAACAGATCAAACAAGGAAGATATTGTGCATTCTCAATCTCATAAAACCATGGCATCACTGTTTGCAAAGGAGGACCAAGTCCTTCCTGGCTCACATTCTCCTCAGAATATTTTTCTTAGCAATGGCCAAAACAATGGGATGTTTAGTCCTGTTACTGGTTCAAGTGATCATGATCCATGGTTGCAGAATACTTTCTTTCAGCCTCTGTCAGGTGGTGAAAACCCTTTCTCTCTCAATCCTCAGGAGGAAACTGCTCAGAATGAAGTGGTTTATGGGAGTCCGAGTGGATCAGTGGCAAGCCATCCTTTTGACCTTTCTCCAGGCAATTGTTGGTCCAA